The Brassica oleracea var. oleracea cultivar TO1000 chromosome C7, BOL, whole genome shotgun sequence sequence AGCTGGATCCACCAAAACCTCCAAGCCTAATAGATTGAGACAATCAATGACCATTTGTCCATATATTTAAAGACTGTAAATTATTGACATATTTTTAATGCTTACATTTGTGACCAAGTTTCCAGCAGTCCTAGTTTCATCCATCTGGTAGACGGCACTGTTTTTCTTGCCGCTTATGATCTCAAGAACTAAGACCCCAAAGCTGTAAACGTCTGATTTCATGGAGTATTGTCCATGCATTGCATACTCTGGTGACATGTAAGCACTGAAAGATATTTACAACTCGAGTTAGTATTAATATGCCATAGTAACATGTTTCAACGAACTTAGTGTGATTTCAGAGCAGAAAATTACAAGGTTCCAGCAATTCTGTTGGTATCTCCTCGAGTTTCCTCTGTTCCAAAGATGGTCGACAATCCAAAATCTGAAATTTTGGGGGTTCATATTAGCATCTAAGAGAACGTTGCTGGGTTTGAGGTCACGGTGTATGATTGTGAGCTGTGAATCTTGATGAAGATAAAGAATTCCTCGAGCAATCCCTTGGATGATCTTGTATCGTTGAGTATAATCTAACTGGCTCTCATTTTCAGTGCCTGCTCATCACCATGATCGATCAATCAGTTTAAAAGTTGAAAAATAATATTTGGAATAAGATAAAAATATTGAAGGGAACAACCCATACCAAATATGAAATGGTTAAGGCTTTTGTTTGGGACAAACTCATAGATGAGAATCTTTTCCTATAGTAACTTAGAAAAGATGGAAAACAAAGATATCATTACCTTGTAAACCTCCCCAAATCCACCTTCACCGAGCTTATTACTACTCGAAAACTTGTTTGTTGCAGCTTCAATTGTCTTAAAATCATATTGCGATGAATGTGCAGCTGAAATATCAGTATCATCTGCAAAGAAAGGGTGTATAAGTTATGGTTCATGTTACCTCTTCTTGGCTAAGGACATTATATACTTATAATGAAAGGAAACAACAAGAGCTAAAACACTAGAAACTAACATTCATTTTCAGTTCTGTTGAATAATTTTCTCCTCCGCCAAAGAAAAGTTCCTACAACAAGCATGAGTATCAAGACAGTAACATTTGGAATGGTGATAGACGCAACAATTCCAACTGAGAATCCTTTGCTATCTTCTCATAACACAAAAGAAAAACAATGTCATTTATATTTCATTTGTTCTAACAATCATAATCTTTTCAATTGGAAAACTCACCATTGTGGATAGTACTGGCCTGATCAACAGCGGGTGGTCGCGCAGCCAAAGGAGGTGGAGGAGGAGAAGCCACCGAAATATTATCAAAAGCCTTAAAGAATGGATACAATTCCCACCGGAAAAGGCAGCTTGGCCTCATAACAAGGACTCCTTGCCTCAGACCACAGCATGACTGGTAGTCCTTAATTACGCTAATCACAGTCACCAGGGGAAAGATCCGGCGTGCATTGCACCAAAGCGTATATCTTACTGAAAGATGTCCAGTTTGCTACATCAGCTATGTAATGGTTATTACTAGAAGATGTTGTTCTTTTTGCTGTGGAGGCTGCATCAATCATACGACCGATCAATCCTTCCCATATTGATCTGAACTCTGTTGGATTTGAATTGACATCTCTAGTGTTTACTTGAAAAATAGACGGCAAAGTATTATTTGAACCGAAAATGGTGTATTTGTCGGATTCATACAATGAAGAATTTAAGAAATAGATTTCTTAGATTCTTGAGGCTAAAGAGAAATCAACATAGAAATCAAATGGAAAAAGAACATCAAAAAGAATTTATTGATCAAAAATTGTATTACATGTATCATTACAAGTGTAAATAAATCTAAGAATCAATAAACTCTTTGTATGAAGTGTTTAATGTGTAAAATGGGAGAAGATGAGCCCCCTTGCTCAAGAGAGATATCTCTTTATTTATAGAAAGATATGTCTAGGGTTTCCTAGCAATATGGGCCTAGTTCAATGTCTAATGGGCCTTGAGAGGGTGTAAATCCATCTCCAACAGTATGTCCCTTTCATATTCGTGAAAGAAGGAGACGCAAAAGATCAGATTAAAAACACAACTTATTACAGTATGACTCTCAAACAAAGATGGGAAGAGGTTTACTCATCTAGTTACAACGAGGAAGCAAGTGAGGTTGTTGTTGATGTTGAAGTAGAAACAGAAGTGGCGAAGCTTGGGGGAGAAGTAACCAATCTGAGAAACAAAAGAGCTGATGGATTTGTTTGGTTTAGTGTCTTAAGAGATGAGAGACAAGACAAGAAGATAGGTCTTGGATCAGTGGTCGTGGAGAGGATTAAGTGGGAAGAGGAGAGGTTTGGTTGGTTAAATAAAGGCGATGAAGTAAGGTCTAGCATTAAGAGATCAGAGAGATTCGAAGGCGGTTCATCACAGTGGAAGAGTTATAAATGCTATGTATTGGTAGAGAGCTTTGAATTAAAGAGAACTGATGGGAGTTTGGTGTTAACATATGAGTTTACACATGTTGATAAGTTGAAGAGCAAGTGGGTTTAGGGTTTATTCAGATTCTTTTTGTCTCATGTATGCAACTTATGGTGCGTTTCATTTAATGTAATTAAGCTTCATGCATGTACCTATGTAAAGCTCTAGTATTTCATGTAAACTCTGTATTATGAATAATCCAGAACTGGTTTGAATGATTATCTTGCTTGGATGTAGCAGAAACGGTAATACATAAACAATTAACTTTTTCTCGGTCTCAGGTGAAGCAATGAGCTTCTTGAAGCTCGTAGGATCCATGGAATGCTCTTCCACTTCCAAGTTTAGATCATTGATAACTTTGTTTTCGCGCGGTTGAGGATTCAATGTTCTGAATACGTTAGCAGAAACCATTCTAACGGCTTCTTGGATAGCATTTTCACTGAACTTGGTATTCGCAGTGGCTACATAATCCACAACCTCAAGCAATGTTTGCCGCTTGATCTCCTTTTCCTTAACGTTCTTGGTTGGATCAGAGAAATCGAAGAGTGGACAGTACAAGCCGAGCTTTTTGAGAAATAGGTTTGCTTTTCAGCATTTGGAACGTCTTTGAAGGTTGCCACGAGACAGAAACCTAAACATCAAATTCAATTTCAAAGATTTCAAAACTCACCATTTATTAACAAACCACACTATGTGTGAAGTTCCACCTCTCCAGGTCTTCAAATTTTTTGTGCATATTATTGATCAACAAAGAAAAAAAACCTATTTTCCAATGTTCTGGTCGCGTTCAATAGTTTGTATAGAATTGAAAGATTGAATAAGTAAAACAGGAAAAATAGAGCAAATTTCAAGAGATTTATGTCAACTTTCAGGGAGAGTACATGTCCTTGTCCATCTCTAGAGCACGTCTGGGCTAGAGTCATGGTGATCAGAAAGTGAGATTAGTCGGTTGAATGTCTGAATCATTTTGGTAAGCGACAATCCTCAGAAGTTGTCTTTGTCATTATCAAATACTTTCTTTTGTGCCATTTATTTCATTAACTTTAGATTGAATGTATCACTTATGTCCTATACAACTTCTTGAATTCACAATTAGGCTGATCCACTGTTTAGATGATGTTATTCAATCATACATTTTAACAGAGGTTAAATATATACACAATGATTATAAATTATATTTTAAAATTTAGTGTTATCCAATGTGATTTAAATCCAGTTTTTAAAATGTAATGTTATTTACTTTTTAAGGATTAAAATTCTTTGTATTTTGGATTGATTCCAAATCATTTCTTATGAAGTCTCGTGAATAAATGATTGAACTCGAAATCCAATACATACCGCAGAGATTTTAAAATCCATCAACTTAAAATATCTTAAAATTTGGTATATTACTAAACATTAATAATTTATTTTAGTCACTAATTGAATAACCCCCCCCCCCCCAAAGGGTTTCCTAGCAATATGGGCCTAGTTCAATGTCTAACGGGCCTTGAGAGGGTGTAAATCCATTCCCAACAAGTATGGGATCACCTGGCCATGAATACGCTTCTGTCTGGTTAGCACAACTCTGTATCAAACCATCAGAACCGGTCTTGATACAAGCAGAACAGTCCTCTGAAGTTGATCCTGGGAGGCACATCCCTATTGCGTAGAGTCCCGGTTAGGTTCTTGGCCGATGGAACCGTTGAAAAAGAAACCCTTTTGAGCTGTGACGTTGGAAGGAAGAGAAGAGAGGATGAGACGGCGGTTTACGTCGTAAGTACTGTTGGGAATAAAATACCCTCTGTTCATACATTGTACTGAAACAGAATCAACACCAAAGGTTACGAGGACAAAACACAGGATTGATATCAAACTCCTCGGCTTCATTTTTTTTCTTTCTTGAAAGATGATAATAGCAAAAGCAAAATCTTTGTCTTTTAGTATTCACGCATCTTCTGTCCGTTTCTTACAAGCTTAAACATAAAAATCAAGCTGTCCGTGTCTCTCCATAATTTCCAGTGTTGAACTCGTCAAACTGATAAAAGCGATCCACCCAAACCTTCAAGTGGGGTCACAAACACGGTAAGTCAATCAGTCAAAGACATTAATAATGTTGAATTTTGCAAATGTAATTATGGTTCGCTTTTTTTTTTTTTTTTTTTTTTTTTTTTTTNNNNNNNNNNNNNNNNNNNNNNNNNNNNNNNNNNNNNNNNNNNNNNNNNNNNNNNNNNNNNNNNNNNNNNNNNNNNNNNNNNNNNNNNNNNNNNNNNNNNNNNNNNNNNNNNNNNNNNNNNNNNNNNNNNNNNNNNNNNNNNNNNNNNNNNNNNNNNNNNNNNNNNNNNNNNNNNNNNNNNNNNNNNNNNNNNNNNNNNNNNNNNNNNNNNNNNNNNNNNNNNNNNNNNNNNNNNNNNNNNNNNNNNNNNNNNNNNNNNNNNNNNNNNNNNNNNNNNNNNNNNNNNNNNNNNNNNNNNNNNNNNNNNNNNNNNNNNNNNNNNNNNNNNNNNNNNNNNNNNNNNNNNNNNNNNNNNNNNNNNNNNNNNNNNNNNNNNNNNNNNNNNNNNNNNNNNNNNNNNNNNNNNNNNNNNNNNNNNNNNNNNNNNNNNNNNNNNNNNNNNNNNNNNNNNNNNNNNNNNNNNNNNNNNNNNNNNNNNNNNNNNNNNNNNNNNNNNNNNNNNNNNNNNNNNNNNNNNNNNNNNNNNNNNNNNNNNNNNNNNNNNNNNNNNNNNNNNNNNNNNNNNNNNNNNNNNNNNNNNNNNNNNNNNNNNNNNNNNNNNNNNNNNNNNNNNNNNNNNNNNNNNNNNNNNNNNNNNNNNNNNNNNNNNNNNNNNNNNNNNNNNNNNNNNNNNNNNNNNNNNNNNNNNNNNNNNNNNNNNNNNNNNNNNNNNNNNNNNNNNNNNNNNNNNNNNNNNNNNNNNNNNNNNNNNNNNNNNNNNNNNNNNNNNNNNNNNNNNNNNNNNNNNNNNNNNNNNNNNNNNNNNNNNNNNNNNNNNNNNNNNNNNNNNNNNNNNNNNNNNNNNNNNNNNNNNNNNNNNNNNNNNNNNNNNNNNNNNNNNNNNNNNNNNNNNNNNNNNTTTGGGCGAAGCTTGAGTAATCTCCTAAACATCCAGGAATAAGTATAATTTTTCTCATTGAGTGACCAAAAAGAGACTCTGTTCAAGTATCTCTGTCTCATCCAAGCTACCCAGATAGATCCAGCTCTGAAGAAGAGCATCCAAATTAGCTTCAAGGCACATGTTTCACTCCATGTTTCTATATTTCGAATACCTAAGCCACCCTCTGTTTTCGGAGTGCAAAGAGCCTTCCAAGCAACTTTTGCACCTGTTGAAATCCCAATAGTCCCATGCCACAGGAATGAACTGCAAAGAGAGTTGATAGCTTTCATTACCCGCTTTGGAAGGAGAAAAGCGCTTGACCAATAGCCAATAATGCCCGAGATGACAGAGGTTAGCATGGTTAGCCTACCCGCCATTGAAAGGGATCGTGTAGTCCAGGAACTCAATTTCTTTTTGATCTGCAACAAGAGCGGATCACAGTCTGAGAAAGACAACTTCTTCGTACAGAGAGGAGTTCCAAGATAGCGAACTGGTAAGTTAGAACGAGCCAGCCCGAGACGACTAGCAATTCGCTGAATCTCAACTTCCGCAATCCCTGAAGAGAACATATTCGTTTTACTTACATTAACTGCAAGGCCAGACATCATTTCAAAATCTAATAAAACGGTAAAAACTCCTTCCAGCGACGATTCAGTGCCCTCGACGAATATGAGTAAATCGTCAGCAAAGCACAAGTGAGTAAGTTGTTGATCAGCACAGTCCTGATGGTATCCAAAAGAGCTTGACAATGCAGCTCTGTTCAACATTAGCGAAAGAATATTCATCAGCATGACAAAGAGGATTGGAGACAACGGATCGCCTTGCCTAAGACCAGTCTTCCCCTTAAAATATCCCGAGGTGACTCCGTTAATACTAAGGCAGAAGGACGGAGAGCAGATGCAGGCTTTAATCGAAAGATAAATATTCACAATATATCCTGTACGTTTTGAACGTAAAGAAGTCCTCACGGTTCACTAGTTTTAATCAAAGTGTATTAAAGAGAAGAAAAACTTTTGGGTCTGAATGTGTGAACCCTACCTCTCGTCTTTGAACGACAAATCTTGTTGGAGACACATTCTTTCCACATCTTGACTTGATCTCCACTAGAAGCTCTCGCTAGCTTCCAAATTTTTTTCACCAAACTCATGTCTCTTGACGTCTCTTGCACACACTTTGTAGAAGATTGCGATAATATTAAGCTTTCCTTGATCCACACGTTCCTTCATCTTCACCGGCTCGTCCATGTACCAGCTCGATGAATGTTGAATATACCAAATTTAAGGTATTCTATTAGACTTATTTATGCGCGGGATTCTATTAGATAAGAAATTTCAGTTGCTCTGTTTTTGTTTACGTAACAGAGCAAGTGAAACTTGTTGTCTGTGTTTTGAAGAATCAATAACTTCTAACAAAATTTTCCCAAATATCAGAGATACAACTGAAGTTTGAAGTTTGATACAGAAAATACGTTCATGCCACGTCATCATCAAATGCAACAGAAATAGAGTCTACGGTTTGTTAGAAGTCTTCTAAGCTCTTCACACATTGAGAGATGGATCTGTGTTTTATGAACATGTATCCATTGTTTGTCCTTCGATTTGGTGATATACGGAAATACCGTATCAAAGTTGTTGCCGGAGATCAATGGCGTTTGTCGGAAGTATCTTCTGACGGATTGTCCTCGAAATTTTTTAACCCAATCGAAGTTCCAGAAGCAGAACTTGCAGCGTAGACATCACCATTACTGCAGCTTTCGGAAATCAGAGATTGAGTCAATCGAATTTTGAAAATCAATTTTACCGTTTAAACTTATCTTCCTATGTTTTACACCTAAATTGCTCTTACAAAATGAGGTAATAGTTCAGGAGACATTTTTTACTCGTGGAGAAATAGCTTGTGGACCCTATACAAAACAATGAGTCTTAACGATAGTCTCTACATCTTTCGCTCGACCATCCTCTGTTTTTTTCCTTACACTCAAAATAGGTGCTGTTCTTGTCTCTGCACTACTACACAACAGTGCTCAGAAAAAGAGCCTTTTGGACCAAACATCACTTTCAACAAGAACCTTCTTTTTAGATTGTAACACAAATTTTCCAAATGCTTTTAGAAGTATCAATTAAAATGTATGCTTCGCTAGTTTCGGCCCTTTCCATTTAATCCAAAATCAAAGCGGTCATATGAAAAAAAAAAAAAAAAAAAAAAAAAAAAAAAAAAAAAAAAAAAAAAAAAAAAAAAAAAAAAAAAAAAAAAAAAAAAAAAAAAAAAAAAAAAAAAAAAAAAAAAAAAAAAAAAAAAAAAAAAAAAAAAAAAAAAAAAAAAAAAAAAAAAAAAAAAAAAAAAAAAAAAAAAAAAAAAAAAAAAAAAAAAAAAAAAAAAAAAAAAAAAAAAAAAAAAAAAAAAAAAAAAAAAAAAAAAAAAAAAAAAAAGCGGTCATATGAAGTAATGGAACAAAAAAATCAAAGGTGAAACAAAAAGAGAGCTAGGATCATGGAGATGTCATCGACGATGAGATGAATACAGAAGTGTGTAATTCAGGATAAAAATATAACTTATACTAATTCCCGTAAAATTGCAAAAGAAACGCCCACCGTTGGGCTCGAACCCACGACCACAAGGTTAAGAGCCTTGCGCTCTACCAACTGAGCTAGACGGGCTTTTGATTGTCATTTGGTTTTCATTTTAACAGTGTTAATTACTTTACTAAATCAATATTACTTTCTCCAAATGAACAACGCTCTTTTACAGCTAAAATCTATGGATAATTCTAGATTTTCAAAATACAAAGTCCAGAGGATGAAAAAAGGAAAACGACGAATTTTAAGAAAAAATCTAAACTACCCTTTCTTTTGTGAGTGTACATGTTGACTTAGATGATGCTTCTGCTTTATCACCCTTGTACAAATCAGAAACAATGTGAGGAGTTTCATATTTACTAATCTAATTTCTCTCCTCCACTCCGCTCGTTGCGTTTCTTGAACTCCTCCTTCATCTGCAACTCATAAGGTACTAGCATTAAGTAGTGGAGGAGGAGGAGTCTATGCAAATAAAAACATCAAGAAACATATCATCAATATGACATTAAATTATGGACATAGAGACTACATATTTATGGTTATCACAAGAGATATGCTTATATTGTGCAAGTCTCAGTTTAGGAAGTAACCTGCTGAAAAAGCTTCTTCTGGAATCGGTAACCCTGATGGAAAGTAAAAATGATTTGACTGGAAGGAGAAGTGAAATTAAAAAATACTCACTTTGTCAGTTCCATGGATGTGATCACAATAAGTAAAAATTGAAGCAAAGTTGCTCTGGCTTTGTCCTCCAACGTAATGATGGTAATCATGATACTCAGCTCCACCGTAAATGGAATTTACTTTGTCAGAGTGCACGGAAAATCATACCTGCAAAGTAAACATCATATTGTACAATTACTCCAAACGTTGTATCAAGAAGAGATTCTTATCATTTCAAGAATGTTTTCATGCTTACCCACCGTGGGTTTCATGTGTCCAGGAGCAAGGGTCGGTCCAAGAAACGTGGGAATCCCAAGAAGCAAGTCCTCAACCCAATGAGCATAAGGACAGCATATCCAATAGGAGCAGTGTACTCATGATGGATATGATGAATCTTCTCATAACTCCATTTGAAATGGAAGAATCTATGAACCCAATAGTTTGTGTAATCCTCTACCAAGAAGTAAACCACTAACTGTGCTACAATCTCAGAACAAGATGGTAACGGCAACCCACTTCGAATCTCAATCATCTGTCATAAAAATCAGAGGCGTCTTCATTACACAACAGCAGTTCCAAATTCATCGGACAAAGATCGAGACTTCTTACCTGGATCGAAGGATGAGACACGAGTTGTAAAGGGCCAACGACGAGGATGAACATCTTCATGACGTCTCTGTAGCAAATAACAACGGAACATGTCGCCTCTTCGATGGTTGCGTAAGGGATCATTGTTAGATGACGACACTCGTTTCTCCGGTGACAAGCGACGGTTGTTGACGTGAGATTGAGAGAGAAGAAGAAGAGAGTGTTGTCGTTGTTAGCTGGATTTTGTCTGTTATATAACTGGTCTGGCGAATATTTGGACTGGTGACGTGGCATGATCTTTTTAAGAACAAGTGTGATGTCACTTGAGTTGTACTTGTGGAACCGGATCAAACCAAAATCCATTAGTATAAGATATTTTCAGGTCTTAATATAAATTTTAATTTTATCAAAAATATATAGCTAATTGTATTTTACTTTTTTTTATTTAAATTTTATTTAAATTTATACTTGTAATGATAATTTTGAGAAGGAAAAATAAATATTTGTGCATGTTTTAGGATCATACATTTGGATTAAATGACAAAACTTTGATCTAATACACGTATATTTCTCTGTAAAGTACATTGCATGACTTCCAAATTCTAAACACTCTGGAAATCTCTAAGTAGTCTATCATGATATATATAATTGCTGATATATATGTTTATACCACCACACATTTTATTTTGCAGAGTTTATCAGGTTCAGATAATTGATTTGAGTTTAGGATCATCAGTCAATATCTTGTGAAAGAGATTGTCTACGGTTTATGTAAACAAGAACGTGTAGCTGGTCAAGAGATTGGGTAACAAGATTCAACTTCTACTACTACATTCAAGAACGGAAGAAACGGAATTTAAAAAAAAACGTTGGAAAACAATCCTAATTTAGTACATGAAATAAAACCTAAACCTTGAGAGAGAGAAGTCTAAACCGAAATAAAGAGGATCCACCACTTCTTTTGAGGAAGAAATCAAGTTAAAGTGATGTTAATGTCATGAGAGGGTTTGTGTCTTGGATCAGAAGCTAAAGGCGGTGTCCATGTACCAATCTGGTGAGAAGACGACGTAGGACGGATGGCTCCATGATCAGCTGCATTCGAAGTGGTTGGCATTGGAGACGACATGAAGTTGTGGTTCTGCTTCCTCGGATTCTGATCTTGCTGATTCGTTCCAGCTAAGAAACTTCCAACAACCACTTGAATAGGAGTGGCTGCGACCAGCAAGCCAGCGACTCCACCGCCTACTACACGTCCATCAGGACTAGCTAACGACACGGTCATTCCACCGGTTCTGCTCCGTGTCCCGTCCGAGTCACTTGGCATGAATGATCCCGACAGTGATAATATCTCAAAGCGACCCTTTAGGAAAAACACACATAAACAACTGTAGGGATACGTAATCTGATTATCTTCAAGAAATCATTCGTACCTCGTATGTCAATGTACCGCCAGATGAATCGGGCTGACGAAGAGTAACGCTTGAAACGACACCGTTTGCGCAGAGAACGCAAATAGCGAGAGACCCTTGTTGAGAAAACGATATTATCTTCTTCGTTACGTCCTATAACCACCACCAAATCATCAACTACCATTCCATTTTATATAATGAATTAAATATATTAATATATAAATTGTCCTGACCTCGCCTGCGTTCACCGTAATTATATGCGGCGTGAAATTAGCGCCGGCCGAGGAAGGAGCCCATTCGCCTTCAAAAAACCACAACAAAAATACATGTAAATATACTGTATATGTATACGTAGATGGCCATATACGTACGGACAAAACAAAAGTCGAGTTCTAAGTTAAAGAGGTCCCACTTGAAATAGTGGACCTTTTCTTTTCTTTTCTTTTCTTTGCATGTTTTAGCTTAAGACCCAGAAAGATCCGAAAAAAATCTATATCTAACTTGAAGCATGAGAACTCAGATTCAGTAACACGATCTAGACAAAAGTATATTTTTAACCATAAAAATTATTACCTAAATTCTCGACTTGGTACTTTGTCCTGATGAAGGAGCTCGGAGTTGTTGCTGGTTTCACTTTGCCGCGTTTCTCAGATGCAGAGAAATCGATGACGTGAGAGGTCGTTGGTGCGGCTGAAGATATCGGATTCGGTGATAGCGCCACCGGTGCTCCGTCGTGTCCGTACTTCCTAGGACGTCCACGCTTCTTCTTCATGGGTCCGCTGGAGAAACCTTCAGTTGTTGGCGGCGGCGCAGTCGGAGCAAGGGAATTTTGAGGAGCGACGGAGGTTGGAGGTGGATTTGAAGTTTCTGACCTCGGAGCCACGTGGAAGTCCGACGGCGCGTTGGATCTCACTACCATAACGCCACCGTCGCTCACGTCGGATGTCCTAACCACTTCTCCGGTAGACTCCATATCTAGAAGATTAATACTTATTTTGACAAACTTAATATAGATTTTGGGACAGAAGATTTAATTTTCCAAATCTAAAGCTTATAAAGCATTCAACAAACTAAAGAAGCAATACCAAAATAAGAACAATAACTTTGTAAAAAAAAAATCAGATTAAAAATCAAAGAGGAAGAAAATCATTCAGAAATACATGAGAAAAAAAATATTTTCTTCTAGGAAATATTGTTTCTAAGAATTTAAAGACTGGTAATTATTAGGATGAAATTAGGAAATGTTTGAGAGGAAAGTGAGGAAAATTAGGTTTATTTATGCTGTATGGTTTAGATGGAAAAAGAAAATGAATATATTTTGATTTTGAATATGGAAATATCATGATTAAAAAAACGTTTGCTTTATATTTTAATATTTCGGTTCAGGCTTTCAGTTCATTTCCTTCCTAACTTTTTCCTTGTCTGTCCGTTTATAATTTAATATTGAATAAATTAAGTAATCTCGAAAAGAAAATGTATGTTTGGTAAAAGGAAATGTATTTAATGGAGCGTTATAAATTATACTACACCTCACAATAAATTTATATTTTAACTTCGGAGAAAATGATATTTTTTGGCATATATAGAAATTCGTGTTTTTAGCTGGAATCCGATGGGAAAAATTAATAAATTAAAAGAGAGAATAAATAATAAATATTAAGTAGAAAAAACTGAAAGTGGGTGATACTAATTT is a genomic window containing:
- the LOC106303695 gene encoding AT-hook motif nuclear-localized protein 2; its protein translation is MESTGEVVRTSDVSDGGVMVVRSNAPSDFHVAPRSETSNPPPTSVAPQNSLAPTAPPPTTEGFSSGPMKKKRGRPRKYGHDGAPVALSPNPISSAAPTTSHVIDFSASEKRGKVKPATTPSSFIRTKYQVENLGEWAPSSAGANFTPHIITVNAGEDVTKKIISFSQQGSLAICVLCANGVVSSVTLRQPDSSGGTLTYEGRFEILSLSGSFMPSDSDGTRSRTGGMTVSLASPDGRVVGGGVAGLLVAATPIQVVVGSFLAGTNQQDQNPRKQNHNFMSSPMPTTSNAADHGAIRPTSSSHQIGTWTPPLASDPRHKPSHDINITLT